Sequence from the Ereboglobus luteus genome:
GACGGCCACGGCGAGCCAGGCAATTGTCACGCGGGTTTTTATCAATCGGGAGAGCGACACGATAACAAATATTTAACAAAAATCGCCGGTTCCTGAACACAAAAACCCCGGCGGGTGCTAAAGGTTGAATTATTTACAAATTATTAAAATTCGCGCCACCGGCGAACGGCTTTGCTCACTTCAAAGACTTCTTGTATTCCGCGAGCGTCAGCACGTCGCGCACTTGTGATTTTTTGCGCACGTCCAGCCCCAGCGACACCAGCTTGCCGACGGCCTGCGCGCGGGCGAAAGTCGACTTGATGTTCGCGTCAATATCCAGTTCGGCCACGCCGGTGCGCGTTTTTTCCGTGAAGTGAAAACCGATTTTGAAAAGTCCGTCCCACACCGAAAGCCAGAACACTGTTTTCTTTTTGTGCGTCACCTTGCAGAGCCACGCCTTGCCGTCGTTATAGTATCGCCACGACATCTCCAGCCCCGCGCCACTCGCGCCCGCAGCCAGTGCCTCATACGCCGCATGGGAGCGGCCGAGTGTTTTTTTCAAAACCACCGTGTCCGGGGGCAGGTTGGGGTCGTTTAACAAGGGTCTTTCCATGGCGGCGCATGATCACGCTTTTCATAAAAACACTTGCAAGCACAAAGCCGCCGGCCGCGGCGGCGCGCTTTGCCTTTTACTCGCGCCGCAAAATACCCCACGCTTGGCGCATCTTACATCGACCAATGGCCACCACACTCTTCACCCAGAACACCATCGCCTGCGTTTGGGATTTCGACAAAACGCTCATCCCCGAATACATGCAGTCGCCGCTCTTTCGCCGTTACGAAGTCGATGAGGCGAACTTCTGGAGGGAAACCAACCACCTCGTCGAGCAATACCGCAAGCGCGGCTACCGCCTCTCCAGCGAAATCGCCTACCTCAACCACCTCCTCACCTACGTGCTCGCGGGCCGCATGCCGAAACTCAACAACAAGGTTTTTCGCGAGTGCGGCGCGGAAATAAAATTCTACCCCGGCATTCCCGAATTTTTCCAACGCTCGAAAAGTTACGTCACCGAGCACGAGACTTACCGCAAACACGAAATCAATCTCGAGCACTACATCGTCAGCACCGGCATCGCCGAGATGATACGCGGCAGCGCCATCGCCCCTTACATCGACGACATTTGGGCCTGCGAATTCATCGAGAATCCGCTCCAGCCCGGTTTCATTGGACAAGAGGAATTCGACATCACGGCCGACGCCGAGATCGCGCAAATCGGCACCATCATCGACAATACGACAAAGACCCGCGCACTCTTCGAGATCAACAAGGGCAGCAACAAAAACCCCGCCATCGACGTCAACGCCAACATCGCCCTTGAGGATCGCCGCATTCCCTTCCAAAACATGATCTACATTGCCGACGGCCCGAGCGACATCCCGAGCTTTTCCGTCGTCAAGAAAAACGGCGGCATGGCCTACGGTGTGTATCATCCCGGGCGCCCCGAGGAATTCCGGCAAAACGACGCCCTGCGCCAGGCGGGCCGCATCGATCACTACGGCCCCGCCGACTACACCGAGACGAGCAGCACCGCGCAATGGCTCAAGCTCCACATCCAGGCGATTTGCGACCGCATCGTGGCCGACCGCGAGGCCGCCGTCGCGAAACGCGTTTCGCGCCCGCCTCGCCACCTCAGCAGCCAGACTCCCGAGGAGGAGGCCGCCGCGCGCGCCGCCAAGGAGCCCAAGCAGGGGACATTTTTGGAATAAACACTTCCCGCATCCATCGCTTATGAAACTCATTTCCTGGAACGTGAACGGCATTCGCGCCGCGTTGAAAAAAGGCTTCCTCGACTACATGCAGGGCTGCGACGCCGATGCGATTTGTCTTCAAGAAACCAAGGCCCACGCCGGCGACGTCCAGCACGTCACATGGACCGCCGGCTACGAACCTTACTGGCACAGCGCGCTCAAAAAGGGATACAGCGGCACGGTTATCTTTACCCGCGTGAAACCCAAGTCGGTCACCTTCGGAATCGACGAGCCCGAGCACGACAACGAGGGCCGCGTGATCACGATGGAGTTCCCGAAATTCTGGCTCGTAAACGTCTACCAACCCAACTCGCAGCGCGGGCTCGCCCGTCTCGATTACCGCACCAAGGCATGGGACCCCGCGTTTCTCGACTACATTAAAAAATTGGAGAAGGCGGGCAAGCCGGTCGTCTTTTGCGGCGACCTCAATGTCGCGCACGAGGAGATCGACCTTGCCAACCCGAAAAGCAACCGTCGCAACGCCGGCTTCACCGACGAGGAGCGCGCCAATTTTTCCACCCTGATCGGTAGTGGATTTGTGGATACATTCCGCGAATTTGAAAAAGGCCCCGGCCACTACACATGGTGGAGCAACATGATGAACTGCCGC
This genomic interval carries:
- a CDS encoding DUF3788 family protein, whose amino-acid sequence is MLNDPNLPPDTVVLKKTLGRSHAAYEALAAGASGAGLEMSWRYYNDGKAWLCKVTHKKKTVFWLSVWDGLFKIGFHFTEKTRTGVAELDIDANIKSTFARAQAVGKLVSLGLDVRKKSQVRDVLTLAEYKKSLK
- a CDS encoding haloacid dehalogenase-like hydrolase; translated protein: MATTLFTQNTIACVWDFDKTLIPEYMQSPLFRRYEVDEANFWRETNHLVEQYRKRGYRLSSEIAYLNHLLTYVLAGRMPKLNNKVFRECGAEIKFYPGIPEFFQRSKSYVTEHETYRKHEINLEHYIVSTGIAEMIRGSAIAPYIDDIWACEFIENPLQPGFIGQEEFDITADAEIAQIGTIIDNTTKTRALFEINKGSNKNPAIDVNANIALEDRRIPFQNMIYIADGPSDIPSFSVVKKNGGMAYGVYHPGRPEEFRQNDALRQAGRIDHYGPADYTETSSTAQWLKLHIQAICDRIVADREAAVAKRVSRPPRHLSSQTPEEEAAARAAKEPKQGTFLE
- a CDS encoding exodeoxyribonuclease III, with translation MKLISWNVNGIRAALKKGFLDYMQGCDADAICLQETKAHAGDVQHVTWTAGYEPYWHSALKKGYSGTVIFTRVKPKSVTFGIDEPEHDNEGRVITMEFPKFWLVNVYQPNSQRGLARLDYRTKAWDPAFLDYIKKLEKAGKPVVFCGDLNVAHEEIDLANPKSNRRNAGFTDEERANFSTLIGSGFVDTFREFEKGPGHYTWWSNMMNCRARNIGWRVDYFVVSEKLRPALKRAWISPEVMGSDHCPIGLELKV